From the Solanum lycopersicum chromosome 10, SLM_r2.1 genome, one window contains:
- the LOC101247173 gene encoding pyruvate decarboxylase 1-like, whose protein sequence is MDVKIGAIDTCKPPHTDVGCLPTVNAVTIHNPAVPFNSPESTLGRHLARRLVQVGVTDVFGVPGDFNLTLLDHLIDEPALNFVGCCNELNAGYAADGYARARGVGACVVTFTVGGLSVLNAIAGAYSENLPLICIVGGPNSNDYGTNRILHHTIGLPDFSQELRCFQAVTCYQAVVNNLEDAHEMIDTAISTSLKESKPVYISISCNLPGIPHPTFSREPVPFFIAPRLSNKMGLEAAVEAAAEFLNKAVKPVIVGGPKMRVAKACDAFVELADASGYAVAVMPSAKGMVPEHHPHFIGTYWGAVSTAFCAEIVESADAYLFAGPIFNDYSSVGYSLLLKREKAIIVQPDRVTVGNGPTFGCILMKDFLAALGKRLKHNPTAYENYRRIYVPEGHPLMCESKEALRVNVLFEHIQRMLSGDTAVIAETGDSWFNCQKLKLPKGCGYEFQMQYGSIGWSVGATLGYAQAAKEKRVIAFIGDGSFQVTAQDISTMLQCGQRTIIFLINNGGYTIEVEIHDGPYNVIKNWNYTGLVDAIHNGQGKCWTTKVRCEEELVEAIGTATEAKKDSLCFIEVIVHKDDTSKELLEWGSRVSAANSRPPNPQ, encoded by the exons ATGGACGTGAAGATCGGAGCAATTGACACGTGTAAACCACCGCACACCGACGTGGGCTGTTTACCGACGGTTAACGCCGTAACCATTCACAATCCAGCCGTTCCGTTCAACTCGCCGGAATCCACACTGGGTCGTCACTTAGCACGCCGTTTAGTCCAAGTTGGGGTCACCGATGTTTTTGGCGTTCCTGGTGATTTCAACCTGACATTGCTGGATCACTTAATTGATGAACCTGCGCTTAATTTTGTTGGGTGTTGTAATGAGCTTAATGCTGGATATGCTGCTGATGGATATGCTAGAGCTCGCGGTGTTGGAGCTTGTGTTGTGACCTTCACTGTTGGTGGACTTAGTGTTCTTAATGCTATTGCTGGTGCTTATAGTGAAAATCTTCCATTGATTTGTATTGTGGGTGGACCTAATTCGAACGATTATGGAACGAACAGAATCCTTCATCATACGATTGGGTTGCCTGATTTTAGTCAAGAACTTCGTTGCTTTCAAGCTGTCACTTGCTATCAG GCTGTGGTGAATAACTTAGAGGATGCACATGAAATGATTGATACCGCGATTTCTACGTCGTTGAAAGAGAGTAAGCCGGTTTATATAAGTATAAGCTGTAACTTGCCGGGGATTCCACATCCTACTTTTAGCCGTGAACCTGTTCCATTTTTCATCGCTCCCAG ATTGAGTAATAAGATGGGTTTGGAAGCAGCAGTGGAGGCAGCTGCAGAGTTTTTAAACAAAGCTGTGAAACCAGTCATTGTGGGAGGGCCAAAAATGCGCGTTGCAAAGGCGTGTGATGCGTTTGTTGAATTAGCGGATGCAAGTGGATATGCTGTTGCAGTGATGCCATCAGCTAAGGGGATGGTTCCAGAACACCATCCTCATTTCATTGGAACTTATTGGGGTGCAGTGAGTACGGCCTTCTGCGCCGAAATTGTGGAATCAGCTGATGCTTACTTGTTTGCTGGACCTATTTTTAATGACTATAGCTCTGTTGGGTATTCTCTGCTTCTCAAAAGAGAGAAAGCTATCATTGTACAGCCGGATCGTGTGACTGTTGGTAATGGACCTACATTTGGTTGTATTTTAATGAAGGATTTCCTTGCTGCATTGGGCAAGAGGCTAAAGCACAACCCGACTGCTTACGAGAACTATCGAAGGATTTATGTTCCAGAGGGACATCCTCTCATGTGTGAGTCTAAAGAGGCATTGAGGGTTAATGTTCTCTTTGAGCACATTCAGAGGATGTTGTCTGGTGACACGGCTGTGATTGCTGAGACGGGGGATTCATGGTTCAATTGCCAGAAACTTAAACTGCCCAAGGGATGTGG GTACGAGTTCCAAATGCAGTATGGATCTATTGGTTGGTCTGTTGGGGCAACTCTTGGTTACGCACAAGCAGCAAAAGAAAAGAGGGTGATTGCTTTCATTGGTGATGGTAGTTTTCAG GTGACTGCTCAGGATATTTCAACAATGCTGCAATGTGGTCAGAGGACTATCATCTTCTTGATAAACAATGGCGGTTACACAATTGAAGTTGAGATTCACGACGGACCTTACAATGTGATCAAGAACTGGAATTACACTGGACTAGTCGATGCAATCCACAACGGGCAAGGAAAATGTTGGACAACAAAG GTTCGTTGCGAAGAGGAGCTTGTGGAAGCAATTGGAACTGCAACTGAAGCAAAGAAAGATAGTTTGTGCTTCATCGAAGTGATTGTTCACAAGGATGACACCAGCAAAGAACTGCTTGAATGGGGTTCTAGAGTCTCGGCAGCTAATAGTCGTCCTCCAAATCCTCAGTAA